In the genome of Capra hircus breed San Clemente chromosome 5, ASM170441v1, whole genome shotgun sequence, one region contains:
- the LOC102181659 gene encoding olfactory receptor 9K2-like, translated as MGDMGTTNHSEVTDFILVGFRVHPELHILLFLLFLFVYAMILLGNIGIMVIIMKEPRLNTPMYFFLGNLSFIDLFYSSVIAPKAMINFWSESKSISFAGCVTQLFLFALFIVTEGFLLAAMAYDRFIAICNPLLYSVQMSTRFCVQLVAGSYFCGCISSVLQASMTFTLSFCASWTIDHFYCDDRPLQRLSCSTIFIHKLVSYCLSGIIILPTIIVIIVSYLYIVSTVVKIPSTEGRQKAFSTCSSHLGVVSVLYGAGSFMYLTPDTYPELSKVASLCYTLLTPMLNPLIYSVRNKDVKEALRKILRENIFLFISV; from the coding sequence ATGGGTGACATGGGAACAACCAATCACTCAGAAGTGACTGATTTCATTCTTGTTGGCTTCAGGGTCCACCCAGAGCTCCACATTCTCCTCTTCCTGCTTTTTCTGTTTGTCTATGCCATGATCCTTCTAGGAAATATTGGCATAATGGTCATTATTATGAAAGAGCCACGGCTGAACACACCAATGTATTTCTTCCTAGGCAACCTCTCCTTCATTGATCTCTTCTATTCATCTGTTATTGCACCCAAGGCTATGATCAACTTCTGGTCTGAGAGCAAGTCCATCTCATTTGCAGGCTGTGTGACTCAGCTCTTTCTCTTTGCTCTCTTCATTGTGACCGAGGGATTTCTCCTGGCAGCCATGGCTTATGACCGCTTCATTGCCATCTGCAACCCACTCCTCTACTCTGTTCAGATGTCAACACGTTTCTGTGTTCAGTTGGTGGCTGGTTCCTATTTTTGTGGCTGTATCAGCTCAGTTCTTCAGGCCAGCATGACATTTACTTTATCCTTTTGTGCTTCTTGGACCATTGACCATTTTTACTGTGATGACCGTCCACTTCAAAGGCTGTCTTGTTCTACCATCTTCATCCATAAACTGGTTTCTTACTGTTTATCTGGCATCATTATTTTGCCTACCATCATAGTTATTATTGTTTCTTATTTGTATATTGTGTCCACAGTTGTAAAGATACCCTCCACTGAGGGACGTCAGAAAGCCTTCTCCACTTGCAGCTCCCACCTGGGAGTTGTGAGTGTACTGTATGGTGCTGGCTCTTTTATGTATCTCACTCCTGACACATATCCTGAGCTCAGTAAAGTGGCCTCCTTGTGTTACACCCTACTCACTCCCATGTTGAATCCTTTGATTTACTCTGTGAGAAACAAAGATGTCAAAGAAGCTCTGAGGAAGATCCtgagggaaaatatatttttatttatttctgtttaa